One window from the genome of Bradyrhizobium xenonodulans encodes:
- a CDS encoding caspase family protein, translating into MRARIFNRVLGLAALALFAVTAAPASAEKRIALVVGNSAYKNITPLDNPSKDASLMAETLGLLGFTLVGGRAQLDLDKGAMDIAVQSFGRQVQGADVALFYYAGHGVQVAGSNYLVPVGANPTREADVDFQMTDVNLVLRQMQGSGTRLNLVILDACRNNPFGSRGLRASDGGLAQMRAPEGTLISYATQPGNVAQDGSDGHSPYTKALAATVRTAGLDVFQTFNQVGLAVKRATSGAQQPWVSSSPIDGTFYFVAPTQTAPPQVAAMQPDSLPAERLRADPDRVPLRDAALLSELSERLYELNFDPDTPDGLTRAITKLQQRISMAPNGEATEGLLLRMRKMEDLKPWGSIVYGPDSSKWGIAWNHASRRAAVADAKGNCAGAKCPIELSFYGKSCGAFAISDKSWSLVQRDSVQRARDAALDECGKAGKTCRIIGSVCADGSGR; encoded by the coding sequence ATGCGCGCGAGGATTTTCAATCGCGTCTTGGGGCTGGCAGCGCTGGCCCTGTTTGCCGTCACGGCTGCGCCGGCCTCGGCCGAGAAGCGCATTGCGCTCGTGGTCGGCAACTCCGCCTACAAGAACATCACGCCGCTCGACAATCCCTCCAAGGACGCGAGCCTGATGGCGGAGACGCTCGGCCTGCTCGGCTTCACGCTGGTCGGCGGACGCGCCCAGCTCGATCTCGACAAGGGCGCGATGGACATCGCGGTGCAGAGCTTCGGCCGGCAGGTCCAGGGCGCCGACGTCGCGCTGTTCTATTATGCCGGCCACGGCGTGCAGGTCGCCGGCTCCAACTACCTCGTGCCTGTCGGCGCCAATCCGACGCGCGAGGCCGACGTCGACTTCCAGATGACCGACGTCAATCTCGTGCTGCGCCAGATGCAGGGATCCGGCACGCGCCTCAACCTCGTGATCCTGGACGCCTGCCGCAACAACCCGTTTGGCTCGCGCGGCCTGCGCGCCTCCGATGGCGGCCTTGCGCAGATGCGCGCGCCCGAGGGCACGCTGATCTCCTACGCGACGCAGCCCGGCAACGTCGCGCAGGACGGCAGCGACGGCCACAGCCCCTACACCAAGGCGCTGGCCGCGACGGTGCGGACCGCCGGCCTCGACGTGTTCCAGACCTTCAACCAGGTCGGCCTCGCCGTGAAGCGCGCCACGTCGGGCGCGCAGCAGCCCTGGGTCTCGTCCTCGCCGATCGACGGCACGTTCTATTTCGTAGCCCCGACGCAGACCGCCCCGCCGCAGGTCGCGGCGATGCAGCCCGATTCCTTGCCGGCGGAGCGCCTGCGCGCCGATCCCGACCGCGTGCCCTTGCGCGATGCCGCGCTGCTCAGCGAATTGAGCGAGCGGCTCTACGAGCTCAATTTCGATCCTGACACGCCTGACGGCTTGACGCGTGCGATCACGAAGCTCCAGCAGCGGATTTCCATGGCGCCGAACGGCGAGGCCACCGAAGGCCTGCTGCTGCGGATGCGCAAGATGGAGGATCTCAAGCCCTGGGGCTCGATCGTGTACGGGCCCGACAGCAGCAAATGGGGCATAGCGTGGAATCATGCCTCGCGGCGCGCGGCGGTGGCGGATGCGAAGGGCAATTGCGCCGGCGCCAAATGTCCGATCGAACTTTCCTTCTACGGCAAGAGCTGCGGCGCGTTCGCGATCTCCGACAAATCCTGGTCGCTGGTCCAGCGCGACAGCGTCCAGCGCGCCAGGGACGCCGCGCTTGACGAATGCGGCAAGGCTGGCAAAACTTGCCGCATTATCGGATCCGTCTGTGCCGACGGCTCCGGCCGCTGA
- a CDS encoding cupin, whose protein sequence is MPIKDQIKNFAKKLVENHPDTATLRALVRARKPATIHFRDDGIVPNHPRFPVLLYRGAVNLRSRRFPPDVIIDRLFDTNGWGRSWRDTVYDFVHYHSQIHEVMGVARGTARIECGGIKGWTLSVKAGDVLVLPAGTGHRLIESSRDFLVVGAYPQDGTYDECTDTKERPDAMKRIAKVRKPKTDPVLGSGGPLLNLWRREASRS, encoded by the coding sequence ATGCCGATCAAGGATCAGATCAAGAATTTCGCCAAGAAGCTGGTGGAGAATCATCCCGACACGGCAACGCTGCGCGCTCTGGTGCGGGCGCGGAAGCCGGCGACGATCCATTTCCGGGACGACGGCATCGTGCCAAACCATCCTCGTTTTCCGGTGCTGCTCTATCGCGGCGCTGTGAACCTGAGGTCCCGGCGTTTTCCACCCGACGTCATCATCGACAGGCTATTCGATACTAATGGCTGGGGCCGATCATGGCGCGACACGGTGTACGACTTTGTCCATTACCATTCGCAGATCCATGAAGTGATGGGCGTTGCACGCGGCACGGCCAGGATCGAGTGCGGCGGGATCAAGGGGTGGACCCTGAGCGTAAAGGCCGGGGACGTTTTGGTGCTTCCCGCAGGCACGGGGCACCGGCTCATCGAGTCGAGCCGGGACTTTCTCGTTGTCGGTGCCTATCCGCAGGACGGGACCTATGACGAGTGCACCGACACAAAAGAGCGTCCCGACGCCATGAAGCGTATTGCCAAGGTCCGCAAACCGAAGACAGACCCGGTGCTGGGATCTGGCGGGCCGCTGCTCAACTTATGGCGGAGGGAGGCATCGCGATCGTGA
- a CDS encoding DUF6894 family protein, which yields MPRYFFHFEGQQPHTDTTGEALPDDEAAWREAVRLSRDVEHALRPGDSWTLSVFDGSEPVFVLAMVTRRFR from the coding sequence ATGCCGCGGTACTTCTTTCATTTCGAGGGCCAACAGCCCCACACCGACACGACCGGCGAAGCGCTTCCCGACGACGAGGCCGCATGGCGCGAAGCGGTGCGCCTCTCCCGCGACGTCGAGCACGCGCTGCGGCCAGGCGACAGCTGGACGCTCAGCGTGTTCGACGGCAGCGAGCCGGTGTTCGTGCTGGCGATGGTGACGCGGCGGTTTCGCTAA
- a CDS encoding Crp/Fnr family transcriptional regulator, translating into MTGRPKNDLLCTLGAQDFELLAPHLQSVELTANHVLHYAGDGISVVHFPCGPAFVSFAVPVEDDREVESLLVGREGAIGIAPGRSPLLAYSRIVVKVGGSFMRLPLRVLEQTQQRSATLHETMSRYAACQVAQLLQTAACNASHSIEQRAAKWIIAAHEHIGGDEIPLTHEQLAAMLGVSRSYASRVIQTFKARRILATRRGAILILDPPALEASACACNGAVKKHFREVLGRMASSG; encoded by the coding sequence GTGACCGGCCGGCCCAAGAACGATCTGCTGTGCACGCTCGGCGCCCAGGATTTCGAGCTGCTCGCCCCACATTTGCAATCGGTCGAGCTCACCGCGAACCACGTTCTGCATTACGCCGGTGACGGCATCTCCGTCGTCCATTTTCCCTGTGGCCCTGCGTTCGTGTCGTTCGCGGTGCCGGTTGAGGACGACCGTGAGGTCGAAAGCCTGCTGGTGGGCCGCGAAGGCGCGATCGGCATTGCCCCGGGCCGCAGTCCCCTGCTGGCCTATTCCCGGATCGTCGTGAAGGTCGGCGGCTCGTTTATGCGCCTGCCGCTTCGCGTGCTCGAGCAGACGCAGCAGAGATCGGCAACGCTCCACGAGACCATGTCGCGCTATGCCGCTTGCCAGGTCGCACAACTGCTCCAGACCGCGGCCTGCAACGCGTCGCATTCGATCGAGCAACGCGCGGCCAAATGGATCATCGCGGCGCACGAGCATATCGGCGGCGACGAGATCCCCCTCACCCATGAGCAGCTCGCTGCCATGCTCGGCGTCTCCCGCAGCTATGCCAGCCGCGTCATCCAGACGTTCAAGGCCAGGCGCATCCTCGCGACCCGCCGCGGCGCCATCCTGATCCTCGATCCGCCCGCGCTGGAGGCCAGCGCCTGCGCCTGCAACGGCGCGGTCAAGAAGCACTTTCGCGAAGTGCTGGGACGCATGGCCTCAAGCGGCTAG
- a CDS encoding alcohol dehydrogenase — translation MALMRRQSLVKFDAPLCETIVDTPKPTGREVLVRIERCGLCHSDLHIQDGYADLGGGKKLDTTRGMTLPFTLGHEIAGVVDEVGPDVAAGLVGTRKAVFPWIGCGQCRDCANGDENLCARQRFLGVSIDGGFATHVLVPDAKYLLDYDPLSVNQAATLMCSGVTAYGALKRLVDRPRQRNLLLIGLGGVGMMGLSFAQAMFKQPITVADLSPAARETALKNGASVAYDPSEPDVIKRILKETEGGFDEVVDFAGNEKSMAFAVAVAARGGKVVVSGLMGGQFTLPMVQWVYKRLTVEGFMVGTLAEAQELMALARAGKIKPTPMREEPMGDVQKWIDELRAGKVVGRIVLKN, via the coding sequence ATGGCGTTGATGCGTCGGCAGTCCCTGGTCAAGTTCGATGCGCCGTTGTGCGAGACCATCGTCGACACGCCGAAGCCGACGGGACGCGAGGTGCTGGTGCGCATCGAGCGCTGCGGCCTCTGCCATTCCGATTTGCACATCCAGGACGGCTATGCCGATCTCGGCGGCGGCAAGAAGCTCGACACCACGCGCGGCATGACGCTGCCTTTCACGCTCGGCCACGAGATCGCAGGCGTCGTCGACGAAGTCGGCCCGGACGTCGCAGCAGGCCTCGTCGGCACCAGGAAGGCCGTGTTTCCGTGGATCGGCTGCGGCCAGTGCCGCGACTGCGCCAATGGCGACGAGAACCTCTGCGCCAGGCAGCGCTTCCTCGGCGTCTCCATCGACGGCGGCTTCGCCACCCACGTGCTGGTGCCCGACGCAAAATACCTGCTCGACTACGATCCTCTGTCCGTCAACCAGGCCGCGACGCTGATGTGCTCGGGCGTCACCGCCTATGGCGCGCTCAAGCGCCTCGTCGACCGTCCGCGCCAGCGCAACCTTTTGCTGATCGGCCTCGGCGGCGTCGGCATGATGGGCCTGTCGTTCGCGCAGGCCATGTTCAAGCAGCCGATCACGGTTGCCGATCTCTCGCCGGCCGCGCGCGAGACCGCGCTGAAGAACGGCGCGTCGGTCGCCTACGATCCGTCCGAGCCCGACGTGATCAAGCGCATCCTGAAGGAGACCGAGGGCGGCTTCGACGAGGTGGTCGACTTCGCCGGCAACGAGAAGTCGATGGCGTTCGCGGTGGCGGTGGCCGCGCGCGGCGGCAAGGTCGTGGTCTCCGGCCTGATGGGCGGCCAGTTCACTCTGCCGATGGTGCAATGGGTCTACAAGCGCCTGACGGTCGAAGGCTTCATGGTCGGCACGCTCGCGGAAGCACAGGAACTGATGGCGCTCGCCCGCGCCGGCAAGATCAAGCCGACGCCGATGCGCGAGGAGCCGATGGGCGATGTCCAGAAATGGATCGACGAGCTCCGCGCCGGCAAGGTCGTCGGCCGCATCGTGCTGAAGAACTGA
- the rsmA gene encoding 16S rRNA (adenine(1518)-N(6)/adenine(1519)-N(6))-dimethyltransferase RsmA: MSAIDDLPPLREVIRQHALSARKSLGQNFLLDLNLTARIARAAAPLEDSTIVEIGPGPGGLTRALLALGARRVIAIEHDERAIPALQDISARYPARLEIVHGDAMAFDPRPLLSGERAKIVANLPYNIATQLLINWLTTEPWPPWYDMMVLMFQREVGERIVAREDEEAYGRLGVLANWRCETKILFDISPSAFVPPPKVTSSVVRLVPRAEPLPCDRKLLEQVAAAAFGQRRKMLRQSLKSLGVDPARLAAAAGVDATRRAETIPISGFVAMARELADIRSQA; encoded by the coding sequence ATGAGCGCGATCGACGACCTCCCGCCGCTTCGCGAGGTCATTCGCCAGCACGCGCTGTCGGCGCGCAAGTCGCTCGGCCAGAACTTTCTGCTCGACCTCAATCTCACCGCGCGGATCGCGCGTGCGGCCGCTCCCCTCGAGGACTCCACCATCGTCGAGATCGGTCCGGGCCCGGGCGGGCTGACGCGCGCGCTGCTCGCGCTCGGCGCCAGACGCGTCATCGCCATCGAACATGACGAGCGCGCAATTCCTGCGCTTCAGGATATCTCCGCGCGCTACCCTGCTAGGCTCGAGATCGTGCATGGCGATGCCATGGCCTTCGACCCGCGCCCGCTGCTCTCAGGCGAACGCGCGAAGATCGTCGCCAATCTGCCCTACAACATCGCGACCCAGCTGCTGATCAACTGGCTCACCACCGAGCCGTGGCCGCCCTGGTACGACATGATGGTGCTGATGTTTCAGCGCGAGGTCGGCGAGCGTATCGTGGCACGCGAGGACGAGGAGGCCTATGGCCGTCTCGGCGTGCTTGCCAACTGGCGCTGCGAGACCAAGATCCTGTTCGACATCTCGCCGTCGGCCTTCGTGCCGCCGCCGAAAGTGACCTCCTCCGTCGTGCGCCTCGTGCCGCGCGCAGAGCCGCTGCCCTGTGATCGCAAGCTGCTCGAACAGGTCGCGGCCGCCGCCTTCGGCCAGCGCCGCAAGATGCTGCGCCAGAGCCTGAAATCGCTGGGCGTCGATCCGGCACGGCTCGCGGCCGCCGCCGGCGTCGATGCGACGCGACGCGCGGAGACCATTCCCATTTCCGGCTTTGTTGCCATGGCGCGTGAATTGGCGGATATACGCAGCCAAGCGTGA
- the pdxA gene encoding 4-hydroxythreonine-4-phosphate dehydrogenase PdxA codes for MATAPVKPLALTLGEPAGIGPDITIAAWLRRRELNLPAFYLLGDEAVIARRAKALGIDVRIASVSPGEADAAFTDALPVVATGERATAVPGKPDASSAPAALASIRQAVADVREGRAGAVITNPIAKSVLYRAGFRHPGHTEFLAELAADGGRVPQPVMMLWSPRLAVVPVTIHLSLRDALAQLTSELIVSTVRIVAAELKSRFGIARPRIAVSGLNPHAGEDGSLGHEEQTVIAPALKTLRSDGIEAKGPLPADTMFHEAARNGYDCAVCMYHDQALIPIKTVAFDDAVNVTLGLPFIRTSPDHGTAFDIAGTGKANPASLIAALALASRMAASQSR; via the coding sequence ATGGCCACCGCTCCCGTAAAGCCCCTCGCCCTCACGCTCGGAGAGCCTGCCGGCATCGGCCCCGACATCACGATCGCAGCCTGGCTCCGGCGCCGCGAGCTGAACCTGCCCGCCTTCTATCTGCTCGGCGACGAGGCCGTGATTGCCCGGCGCGCCAAAGCGCTCGGCATCGACGTCAGGATCGCCTCCGTGAGCCCTGGCGAGGCCGATGCGGCCTTCACCGACGCCCTGCCGGTGGTCGCAACCGGCGAGCGCGCGACGGCCGTGCCCGGCAAGCCCGACGCATCCAGCGCACCGGCCGCGCTCGCCTCGATCCGGCAGGCGGTCGCGGACGTCCGCGAGGGCCGTGCCGGCGCCGTCATCACCAACCCGATCGCCAAGAGCGTGCTCTACCGCGCGGGCTTCCGCCATCCCGGCCACACCGAATTCCTCGCCGAGCTTGCCGCGGACGGCGGCCGCGTGCCGCAGCCGGTGATGATGCTGTGGTCGCCGCGGCTCGCCGTGGTGCCGGTGACGATCCACCTCTCCTTGCGCGATGCGCTGGCCCAACTCACCAGCGAGCTGATCGTCTCGACCGTGCGCATCGTCGCCGCCGAGCTCAAATCCCGTTTCGGCATCGCGCGGCCGCGCATCGCGGTCTCCGGCCTCAATCCGCATGCCGGCGAGGACGGCTCGCTCGGCCACGAGGAGCAGACGGTGATTGCGCCGGCGCTCAAGACGCTGCGCAGCGACGGCATCGAGGCGAAAGGCCCGCTGCCCGCCGACACCATGTTCCACGAGGCCGCACGCAACGGCTATGACTGCGCGGTCTGCATGTATCATGACCAGGCGCTGATCCCGATCAAGACCGTCGCCTTCGACGACGCCGTCAACGTCACGCTCGGCCTGCCCTTCATCCGCACCTCGCCCGACCACGGCACCGCCTTCGACATCGCCGGCACCGGCAAGGCCAATCCGGCCAGCCTGATCGCGGCGCTCGCGCTTGCCAGCCGCATGGCGGCGTCGCAAAGCAGATGA
- a CDS encoding SurA N-terminal domain-containing protein has translation MTTQMPVFRLLLAISAGLILTGLPAPSRAQNIVVMVNGDPITDFDIEQRSKLDTLTTQKTPSREQVINELIDDKVKLKEGKKYGVDPTISDVNQSYEGMAQRMRISPDQLTKSLEVKGVRPETLKSRMKSEMVWTSLVRGRFKEKLMVGERDVAQAVGDKLQIEGTEYKMQPIVLIVPRGSSPAFVETRHKEAETYRSRVGSCEEANSLFRSTPNATIRDSVTKTSAELPEALRKVLDDIPVGHLTAPEVTKAGIEMVVLCSRKPTMIDTPKKREVRDKMYQEKYEKTQKAYLDDLRKAAMIEYRNR, from the coding sequence ATGACGACCCAAATGCCCGTCTTCCGCCTTCTCCTGGCCATCAGTGCCGGGCTGATCCTGACCGGCCTGCCCGCGCCGTCGCGCGCGCAGAACATCGTCGTCATGGTCAATGGCGATCCGATCACCGATTTCGACATCGAGCAGCGTTCCAAGTTGGACACGCTGACGACGCAGAAGACCCCGAGCCGGGAGCAGGTCATCAACGAGTTGATCGACGACAAGGTGAAGCTCAAGGAAGGCAAGAAGTACGGCGTCGACCCCACCATCTCAGACGTCAACCAATCCTACGAGGGCATGGCGCAGCGCATGCGCATCTCGCCGGACCAGCTCACCAAGTCGCTCGAGGTCAAGGGCGTCCGCCCCGAAACCCTGAAGAGCCGCATGAAGTCCGAGATGGTCTGGACCAGCCTCGTGCGCGGCCGCTTCAAGGAGAAGCTGATGGTCGGCGAGCGCGACGTCGCGCAGGCCGTCGGCGACAAGCTCCAGATCGAGGGCACCGAGTACAAGATGCAGCCGATCGTGCTGATCGTGCCGCGCGGCTCGTCCCCCGCGTTCGTGGAGACGCGCCACAAGGAAGCCGAGACCTATCGTTCGCGTGTCGGAAGCTGCGAGGAAGCCAATTCGCTGTTCCGCTCGACCCCCAACGCCACCATCCGCGACAGCGTCACCAAGACCAGCGCGGAGCTGCCCGAGGCGCTGCGCAAGGTGCTCGACGACATCCCGGTCGGCCATCTGACCGCGCCCGAGGTGACCAAGGCAGGCATCGAGATGGTGGTGCTGTGCTCGCGCAAGCCGACCATGATCGACACGCCGAAGAAGCGCGAGGTCCGCGATAAGATGTATCAGGAGAAGTACGAGAAGACCCAGAAGGCCTATCTCGACGATCTCCGCAAGGCGGCGATGATCGAATATCGCAACCGCTGA